In one Pasteuria penetrans genomic region, the following are encoded:
- a CDS encoding initiation control protein YabA codes for MADMAKGVAVRVVRVMDHLEGQVRRLQSDCVELRQQLVAIVEENNRLWMENRRLVRAKGNAPVGEIGEGSGVSTGGDQLRSLYEEGFHICNVHYGRLRDRLERDCMLCLSFLTQGDEAPG; via the coding sequence ATGGCCGATATGGCCAAGGGTGTGGCGGTGCGTGTTGTGCGGGTGATGGATCATCTAGAGGGTCAGGTTCGGCGTTTGCAGTCCGATTGTGTTGAGCTTCGGCAGCAGTTGGTAGCGATTGTGGAGGAAAACAATCGTTTGTGGATGGAGAATCGCCGTTTGGTTCGCGCAAAGGGAAATGCCCCTGTTGGTGAAATAGGGGAAGGATCGGGGGTTTCCACGGGTGGTGATCAGCTGCGGTCGTTGTATGAGGAGGGTTTTCATATTTGTAATGTTCATTATGGTCGGTTGCGTGATCGGTTGGAAAGGGATTGTATGCTCTGCCTTTCCTTTTTGACGCAAGGGGATGAGGCGCCGGGGTAG
- the sufB gene encoding Fe-S cluster assembly protein SufB, whose product MAKAKPLEELNETYKYGFRDRDVSVYRSGKGLTPEIVASISEMKNEPDWMLQFRLRSLEQFRKMPLPTSKNSRWFSLLPGKLEELNFEDIIYYMKPSEKKGRTWDEVPEDIKNTFNRLGIPEAEQKFLAGVSAQYESEVVYHNMQEELTKQGVLFCDTDSALREHPEIFKKHFGTVVPHTDNKFAALNSAVWSGGSFIYVPKGVHCKLPLQAYFRINAENMGQFERTLIIADEDSFVHYVEGCTAPIYTTDSLHSAVVEIIVKKGARCRYTTIQNWSPNIYNLVTKRAIAEERAHMEWVDGNIGSKLTMKYPAVVMKGRGAKADILSVAVAGKGQHQDAGAKVTALAPDCTATIVSKSISKQGGKVTYRGLTHFAKKAHGGKANVKCDTLILDDISTSDTIPYNELHTDDIVLEHEATVSKVSEEQLFYLMSRGLDETEATQMIVMGFIEPFTKELPMEYAVEMNQLIRLEMEGSIG is encoded by the coding sequence ATGGCAAAGGCAAAGCCTTTAGAGGAACTGAATGAAACCTATAAGTATGGTTTCCGTGATCGCGATGTCTCTGTATACAGGTCAGGGAAAGGGCTGACGCCGGAGATTGTGGCGTCTATTTCTGAAATGAAAAACGAACCGGATTGGATGTTACAATTCCGCCTTCGTTCACTGGAACAATTTAGAAAGATGCCCCTACCGACGTCAAAGAACAGCCGTTGGTTTTCCTTGTTACCCGGGAAATTGGAAGAGCTCAATTTTGAAGATATCATTTACTACATGAAACCCTCGGAGAAAAAGGGTAGAACGTGGGACGAGGTACCGGAGGATATCAAAAATACTTTCAATCGATTGGGAATTCCGGAGGCAGAACAAAAATTCCTTGCCGGTGTCTCGGCCCAATACGAATCGGAAGTTGTATACCACAATATGCAAGAGGAATTGACCAAGCAGGGAGTACTCTTCTGCGATACGGATTCGGCCTTACGTGAACATCCGGAAATCTTCAAAAAACACTTTGGTACCGTCGTACCCCACACAGATAACAAATTTGCTGCCCTCAACAGTGCCGTGTGGAGCGGTGGTAGCTTCATTTACGTTCCTAAGGGGGTTCACTGTAAGCTGCCCTTGCAGGCCTATTTCCGTATCAATGCGGAAAATATGGGGCAATTCGAACGAACCCTAATCATCGCAGATGAGGATAGTTTTGTTCATTATGTAGAAGGGTGTACAGCACCCATCTACACAACAGACTCGCTGCATAGTGCCGTGGTGGAGATTATTGTCAAAAAAGGGGCGCGTTGCCGTTACACGACCATTCAAAACTGGTCCCCTAACATCTACAACCTTGTAACCAAGAGGGCCATAGCAGAGGAACGGGCCCACATGGAATGGGTAGACGGGAACATTGGTTCAAAATTGACCATGAAGTATCCCGCAGTCGTGATGAAAGGGCGCGGGGCTAAAGCCGACATCCTCTCCGTTGCAGTAGCCGGTAAAGGGCAACATCAGGACGCGGGGGCCAAGGTCACTGCATTGGCACCAGACTGTACAGCAACGATTGTTTCCAAATCGATCAGCAAACAGGGGGGAAAGGTAACGTACCGTGGCCTGACCCACTTTGCCAAAAAAGCACACGGTGGAAAAGCCAACGTGAAGTGCGACACACTCATACTAGATGACATATCCACCTCGGATACCATCCCCTACAACGAATTGCATACCGATGACATTGTATTGGAACACGAGGCTACCGTTTCTAAAGTGAGTGAAGAGCAGCTCTTCTACTTGATGAGCCGGGGCCTTGATGAAACAGAGGCTACACAAATGATCGTCATGGGTTTCATTGAACCTTTTACTAAGGAGCTACCCATGGAGTATGCCGTTGAAATGAACCAACTGATCCGATTAGAAATGGAAGGCTCGATTGGTTGA
- the rsmI gene encoding 16S rRNA (cytidine(1402)-2'-O)-methyltransferase, with product MELSYQRSFVDDAPSIGGGDGSKLYVVATPIGNLADITSRALDILQGVDLIVAEDTRRTRKLLSHYGLHTPLARYDGRGGEARILEPMMSRGHNVALVTDAGTPTISDPGNALVRAAVDAGIRVVTIPGPCAMVAALAASGLATHSFLFGGFLPRKATARCARLQEMQFVPATLVFYESPQRLLQTLSDIANVLGDRPVAIARELTKYYETWWRGPLSKVMEMLREGTRMRGECTIVVEGRVAGEGPPVPPSSVPVSIEQAVREELALGKVPRQAFKDVARRLGLSRREVYQRYHGLGIGRGEEDDPEGG from the coding sequence ATGGAACTTTCCTATCAGAGGAGTTTTGTCGATGATGCCCCCTCGATAGGGGGGGGGGATGGGTCCAAGCTTTACGTAGTAGCAACTCCCATCGGTAATTTAGCGGATATCACCTCACGTGCTCTGGATATTTTGCAGGGGGTAGACCTCATTGTGGCGGAGGACACACGTCGAACCCGTAAGTTGTTGAGTCACTATGGATTACATACTCCTTTAGCGCGTTACGACGGACGAGGGGGGGAGGCTAGAATACTGGAGCCCATGATGTCACGGGGTCATAACGTGGCTTTGGTTACGGATGCAGGAACGCCTACCATTTCCGATCCTGGGAATGCGTTGGTACGGGCTGCTGTGGATGCAGGTATTCGGGTGGTAACGATTCCGGGTCCTTGTGCTATGGTCGCTGCCCTTGCTGCCTCTGGATTGGCTACCCACTCGTTCCTCTTTGGGGGTTTTTTGCCCCGTAAAGCTACGGCACGGTGTGCGCGTTTGCAAGAGATGCAATTCGTGCCCGCCACACTGGTTTTCTATGAATCCCCCCAGCGGCTCCTGCAAACGTTATCAGATATTGCCAATGTGCTGGGGGATCGCCCTGTAGCCATTGCGCGCGAGTTGACGAAGTACTACGAGACGTGGTGGAGGGGTCCTCTAAGTAAGGTGATGGAGATGCTCAGAGAGGGCACTCGTATGCGAGGGGAATGTACGATTGTGGTGGAAGGAAGGGTAGCGGGGGAGGGTCCGCCAGTCCCCCCTTCCTCCGTTCCTGTTTCCATTGAACAGGCTGTTCGGGAGGAATTGGCACTGGGGAAGGTACCCCGACAGGCTTTTAAGGATGTTGCCAGACGGTTGGGTTTGTCCCGTCGTGAGGTGTATCAGAGGTACCATGGTTTGGGGATAGGGAGGGGGGAAGAGGACGACCCCGAAGGTGGATAG
- a CDS encoding DivIVA domain-containing protein → MRTMRITPYDIRDKEFKYAFRGYNCAEVNDFLDQITDCMEYMKVQSEQLEKENEDLKQQVQNLQGQLDEVSATGRHTYASDSPQSAGMMEQSIYKSIRVAQEVANEVSANAKKEAEIIVQEANKNADRVLNEAIEKCRAWERMAMSYEVHMKGLIRSHWEMIENSDWCSTGKLAGEADRDVKETASTLPDGSEMDKVAQEAAATKVSGDGSTQQQRASTAAPSSTQDSFSPAMDSQQIAGSLPTPRGGGQSTDRNVLTYSPTSTTGSGQQPSPYGPPAGVQGNYSQQVQDGYAGPGEYSSQQESGGYSSDEQPRDMYPLPRSYRMRPESYDTSAGGTASRGGSAPEYPPTATYPSPPVGDENIRSGGPTGPSEDSGAQQGSGYDDGSVEPRREVRRGTRKKLKKNAIF, encoded by the coding sequence ATGCGAACAATGCGCATCACCCCTTACGATATCCGTGATAAGGAATTTAAGTATGCATTTAGAGGCTACAACTGTGCAGAAGTGAACGATTTTTTGGATCAGATTACCGACTGTATGGAGTACATGAAGGTCCAAAGTGAGCAATTGGAAAAGGAGAATGAGGATTTAAAGCAACAGGTGCAGAATTTACAGGGCCAGCTGGATGAAGTTTCTGCTACGGGTCGTCATACGTATGCTAGTGATTCCCCTCAGTCTGCTGGTATGATGGAACAAAGTATATACAAATCCATTCGTGTGGCTCAGGAAGTGGCTAATGAGGTGAGCGCCAATGCTAAGAAAGAGGCGGAGATCATAGTTCAAGAGGCGAATAAGAACGCGGATCGGGTTCTCAATGAGGCGATTGAAAAGTGCCGGGCTTGGGAACGGATGGCGATGTCCTATGAGGTTCATATGAAGGGTCTCATACGTTCGCATTGGGAGATGATCGAGAATTCTGATTGGTGTTCAACCGGGAAGTTGGCTGGGGAAGCGGATAGGGATGTAAAGGAGACAGCGTCTACCCTACCCGATGGATCTGAAATGGACAAGGTAGCACAGGAGGCGGCGGCAACAAAGGTTTCAGGCGATGGATCTACACAGCAGCAGCGGGCATCGACGGCGGCCCCATCTTCCACACAGGATTCTTTTTCTCCAGCGATGGATTCACAGCAAATAGCTGGTTCCTTGCCCACTCCAAGGGGCGGGGGGCAGTCCACGGATCGTAATGTGTTGACGTATTCTCCGACGTCCACAACGGGTTCGGGTCAACAACCGTCACCGTATGGCCCCCCCGCTGGTGTACAGGGGAATTATTCCCAACAGGTTCAGGATGGGTATGCGGGTCCAGGGGAATATTCATCGCAGCAGGAGAGTGGTGGTTATTCGTCTGATGAACAGCCACGGGATATGTATCCCCTTCCCCGTTCCTATCGTATGCGTCCGGAGTCTTATGATACGTCTGCGGGGGGAACGGCGTCCCGGGGGGGGTCTGCCCCCGAATACCCACCTACTGCCACCTACCCTTCCCCACCTGTGGGGGATGAAAATATACGCTCTGGGGGTCCGACAGGTCCATCGGAGGACAGCGGGGCTCAACAGGGAAGTGGCTATGATGATGGTTCCGTAGAGCCGCGTCGGGAGGTTCGGCGCGGAACGCGTAAAAAATTGAAGAAGAATGCTATCTTTTAG